The proteins below are encoded in one region of Manis javanica isolate MJ-LG chromosome 8, MJ_LKY, whole genome shotgun sequence:
- the ARHGAP11A gene encoding rho GTPase-activating protein 11A isoform X4 has translation MGQLMSENEKAARDQEPGTCSAGCQQESRGFSDARPGAGLLHRITPDSTEGKIFGVPFKVLPHSVVPEYGHIPSFLVDACTSLEKHIHTEGLFRKSGSVIRLKALKNKLDHGENCLSSAPPCDIAGLLKQFFRELPEPILPADLHEALFKAQQLGAEEKNKATLLLSCLMADHTIDILRYFFNFLRNVSLRSSENKMDSSNLAVIFAPNLLQISEGHEKISANTEKKLRLQAAVVQTLIDYASDIGHVPEFILEKIPAMMGIDSLCATPSLDGFEEGEYETSGDFKRKRRQSVGDFVSGALNKLKSNRTPSVTPQQKRRAQLSASPVILTPNAKRKLPVDSHGFSIHFDASPEGSSQSSLSPVVISGNHFISTGVLRRSKRIADKKICRVESGKAGCFSPKISHKEKVRRSLRLKFSLGKSSKDVNGCSGVNRYENVGRRLANQQNLKNRIESIKTGLLFSPDIGERLAKKGSKKISKSQDNLLTPERLDTTSYRMSWMEPSNSSFQEIHANGASPIEGNLEVESSSLETDTVVEKSTVSSYELTLSHVHHKHNNHITRSSLSGDENNLTTETLVKIQKAFSESGSNLHALVNHRQSSVKLHEASSMAYSLEKNLIETNDLTVIQSNVHHTSKDENGFSEKKFSLYQTQKLDREATIKCCSTEMKMERENLHSNIPKDYLSKQELSSDEQIKQQQPPEDKLYTELKENENMIEEDLVERAASREDAADTSFSEQITCNITNLSKASPARIVKQQSLVETCDKTASASLQMTEHGKVSDHIQWFNKLSLNEPSRTKVKSPLKFQRTPVRQSVRRINSLLEYSRQPARHESAGLPDTAPLVKSVSCHGALSSCVEGASKDSSISGNKSGPKEQKSSSCKRSNADAISKSSMDLTSKSFSKMKEHPGTMNASLRSTSICKQEVLPDGRVKVPLDDLTNRDILKPVVSNNTDLSSEINNRVLRKPSEKERVWYKGSPKNPIGKAQLLPTSKPVDL, from the exons ATGGGGCAGCTGATgtctgaaaatgaaaaagcagcccGGGATCAGGAGCCGGGTACATGCAGTGCTGGCTGCCAGCAAGAAAGCCGAGGTTTCAGCGACGCGCGGCCCGGCGCCGGGCTCCTCCACCGCATAACTCCGGATTCCACCGAA GGTAAAATATTTGGAGTGCCTTTTAAGGTATTGCCTCATTCTGTTGTACCAGAATATGGACATATTCCAAG ttttcttgTTGATGCTTGTACATCTTTAGAAAAGCATATTCATACAGAAGGGCTTTTTAGGAAATCAGGATCTGTTATACGTCTAAAAGCACTAAAG AATAAACTGGATCATGGTGAAAATTGCCTGTCTTCTGCACCTCCTTGTGATATTGCAGGACTTCTTAAGCAGTTTTTTAGGGAATTGCCAGAGCCCATTCTCCCAGCTGATTTGCATGAAGCACTTTTTAAAGCTCAACAGTTAGGAGcagaagagaagaataaagctaCATTGTTGCTCTCCTGTCTTATGGCTGACCATACAATTGATATATTAAGATACTTCTTTAACTTTCTCAGGAATGTTTCTCTTAG GTCCAGTGAGAATAAGATGGATAGCAGTAATCTTGCAGTAATATTTGCACCAAACCTTCTTCAGATAAGTGAAGGACATGAAAAGATATCTGCTAACACAGAAAAAAAGCTACGATTACAGGCTGCAGTAGTACAGACTCTTATTGATTATGCATCAGATATTG GGCATGTTCCAGAGTTTATCCTGGAAAAGATACCAGCTATGATGGGTATTGATAGTCTCTGTGCTACTCCATCACTAGATGGCTTTGAAGAAGGTGAATATGAAACTTCTGGTGACTTTAAGAGAAAGCGAAGGCAAAGTGTAGGAG ATTTTGTTAGTGGAGCATTAAATAAACTTAAATCTAACAGAACACCCTCTGTTACACCTCAACAGAAAAGAAGGG ctCAGCTCTCTGCATCACCCGTGATTCTTACACCAAATGCCAAGCGTAAACTCCCTGTAGATTCTCATGGTTTCTCAA TTCACTTTGATGCAAGCCCAGAAGGGTCATCTCAGAGTTCACTCTCTCCTGTAGTCATCAGTGGAAACCATTTCATCAGTACAGGTGTGCTAAGGCGAAGTAAAAGGATTGCAGACAAAAAAATTTGCAG GGTGGAATCAGGAAAAGCAGGCTGCTTCTCTCCTAAAATCAGTCATAAAGAAAAGGTTCGAAGATCTCTTCGTTTGAAATTTAGTCTGGGGAAAAGCAGCAAAGATGTA aaTGGGTGTTCTGGTGTCAATAGATATGAAAATGTTGGTCGACGACTTGCAaatcaacaaaatttaaaaaataggattgAATCTATAAAAACAGGTCTGCTTTTTAGCCCAGATATTGGTGAAAGACTAGCAAAGAAAG GTTCAAAAAAGATCAGTAAATCTCAGGACAACTTATTAACTCCAGAGCGACTAGATACAACTAGTTACCGGATGTCCTGGATGGAACCTAGTAATTCAAGTTTTCAAGAAATACATGCAAATGGAGCTTCTCCAATAGAGGGAAATCTTGAGGTGGAAAGCTCTTCCTTGGAGACTGATACTGTAGTTGAAAAGTCAACTGTTAGTTCGTATGAACTCACACTTTCTCATGTACACCATAAGCATAATAACCACATAACTAGAAGTTCTCTCAGTGGGGATGAAAATAACTTGACCACAGAGACTTTGGTAAAAATTCAAAAAGCATTTTCTGAATCTGGAAGTAATCTTCATGCATTGGTAAATCACAGGCAGTCATCAGTAAAATTACATGAAGCATCTTCTATGGCATATAGCCTGGAGAAAAATCTAATTGAAACTAATGATTTGACGGTGATACAATCAAATGTACACCATACTAGTAAAGATGAAAAtggtttttcagaaaaaaagttctCACTATATCAAACTCAAAAATTAGATAGAGAGGCAACTATAAAATGTTGCTCAACTGAGATGAAGATGGAACGTGAAAACTTGCATTCAAACATACCAAAAGATTATTTAAGCAAACAAGAATTGTCTAGTGATGAACAAATAAAGCAGCAGCAACCCCCAGAGGATAAACTATATACTGAATTAAAGGAGAATGAGAATATGATTGAAGAGGACTTAGTGGAACGTGCAGCTTCTAGGGAGGATGCAGCTGACACCTCCTTCTCAGAGCAGATCACGTGTAATATAACGAACTTGTCAAAAGCTAGCCCTGCGAGAATTGTGAAACAGCAGTCACTGGTGGAAACCTGTGATAAAACGGCATCTGCAAGTTTACAAATGACAGAACATGGAAAGGTTTCAGACCACATACAGTGGTTTAACAAGCTGTCTTTAAACGAACCAAGTAGGACTAAAGTTAAGTCACCTCTTAAGTTTCAGCGTACACCTGTCCGTCAGTCTGTCAGAAGAATAAACTCGTTGTTGGAGTACAGCAGACAACCTGCAAGGCATGAATCAGCAGGTCTCCCTGATACTGCTCCTCTGGTTAAGTCAGTGAGCTGTCATGGTGCTCTTTCCTCTTGTGTAGAAGGTGCATCAAAAGATTCCTCTATTTCAGGTAACAAATCAGGTCCTAAAGAACAGAAGTCTTCATCATGCAAACGGTCAAATGCTGATGCAATTTCAAAATCAAGCATGGACCTAACTTCTAAGTCTTTCTCAAAGATGAAGGAGCACCCAGGCACCATGAATGCCTCTCTTAGGTCTACCAGTATTTGTAAACAGGAAGTGTTACCTGATGGCCGAGTTAAGGTTCCCTTGGATGACCTGACAAATCGTGATATATTGAAACCTGTTGTAAGTAATAATACGGACTTATCTTCTGAGATAAATAACAGGGTCCTTAGGAAACCCTCAGAAAAAGAAAGGGTGTGGTATAAAGGTTCCCCCAAAAATCCTATTGGAAAAGCCCAATTACTACCAACAAGTAAACCTGTAGACTTGTAA
- the ARHGAP11A gene encoding rho GTPase-activating protein 11A isoform X3 → MGQLMSENEKAARDQEPGTCSAGCQQESRGFSDARPGAGLLHRITPDSTEGKIFGVPFKVLPHSVVPEYGHIPSFLVDACTSLEKHIHTEGLFRKSGSVIRLKALKNKLDHGENCLSSAPPCDIAGLLKQFFRELPEPILPADLHEALFKAQQLGAEEKNKATLLLSCLMADHTIDILRYFFNFLRNVSLRSSENKMDSSNLAVIFAPNLLQISEGHEKISANTEKKLRLQAAVVQTLIDYASDIGHVPEFILEKIPAMMGIDSLCATPSLDGFEEGEYETSGDFKRKRRQSVGAQLSASPVILTPNAKRKLPVDSHGFSSKKRKSIKHNFNFELLPSNLFSSSSTPVSVHFDASPEGSSQSSLSPVVISGNHFISTGVLRRSKRIADKKICRVESGKAGCFSPKISHKEKVRRSLRLKFSLGKSSKDVNGCSGVNRYENVGRRLANQQNLKNRIESIKTGLLFSPDIGERLAKKGSKKISKSQDNLLTPERLDTTSYRMSWMEPSNSSFQEIHANGASPIEGNLEVESSSLETDTVVEKSTVSSYELTLSHVHHKHNNHITRSSLSGDENNLTTETLVKIQKAFSESGSNLHALVNHRQSSVKLHEASSMAYSLEKNLIETNDLTVIQSNVHHTSKDENGFSEKKFSLYQTQKLDREATIKCCSTEMKMERENLHSNIPKDYLSKQELSSDEQIKQQQPPEDKLYTELKENENMIEEDLVERAASREDAADTSFSEQITCNITNLSKASPARIVKQQSLVETCDKTASASLQMTEHGKVSDHIQWFNKLSLNEPSRTKVKSPLKFQRTPVRQSVRRINSLLEYSRQPARHESAGLPDTAPLVKSVSCHGALSSCVEGASKDSSISGNKSGPKEQKSSSCKRSNADAISKSSMDLTSKSFSKMKEHPGTMNASLRSTSICKQEVLPDGRVKVPLDDLTNRDILKPVVSNNTDLSSEINNRVLRKPSEKERVWYKGSPKNPIGKAQLLPTSKPVDL, encoded by the exons ATGGGGCAGCTGATgtctgaaaatgaaaaagcagcccGGGATCAGGAGCCGGGTACATGCAGTGCTGGCTGCCAGCAAGAAAGCCGAGGTTTCAGCGACGCGCGGCCCGGCGCCGGGCTCCTCCACCGCATAACTCCGGATTCCACCGAA GGTAAAATATTTGGAGTGCCTTTTAAGGTATTGCCTCATTCTGTTGTACCAGAATATGGACATATTCCAAG ttttcttgTTGATGCTTGTACATCTTTAGAAAAGCATATTCATACAGAAGGGCTTTTTAGGAAATCAGGATCTGTTATACGTCTAAAAGCACTAAAG AATAAACTGGATCATGGTGAAAATTGCCTGTCTTCTGCACCTCCTTGTGATATTGCAGGACTTCTTAAGCAGTTTTTTAGGGAATTGCCAGAGCCCATTCTCCCAGCTGATTTGCATGAAGCACTTTTTAAAGCTCAACAGTTAGGAGcagaagagaagaataaagctaCATTGTTGCTCTCCTGTCTTATGGCTGACCATACAATTGATATATTAAGATACTTCTTTAACTTTCTCAGGAATGTTTCTCTTAG GTCCAGTGAGAATAAGATGGATAGCAGTAATCTTGCAGTAATATTTGCACCAAACCTTCTTCAGATAAGTGAAGGACATGAAAAGATATCTGCTAACACAGAAAAAAAGCTACGATTACAGGCTGCAGTAGTACAGACTCTTATTGATTATGCATCAGATATTG GGCATGTTCCAGAGTTTATCCTGGAAAAGATACCAGCTATGATGGGTATTGATAGTCTCTGTGCTACTCCATCACTAGATGGCTTTGAAGAAGGTGAATATGAAACTTCTGGTGACTTTAAGAGAAAGCGAAGGCAAAGTGTAGGAG ctCAGCTCTCTGCATCACCCGTGATTCTTACACCAAATGCCAAGCGTAAACTCCCTGTAGATTCTCATGGTTTCTCAAGTAAGAAAAGGAAGTCCATCAAGCACAATTTTAACTTTGAGCTGTTGCCAAGCAATCTCTTCAGCAGCAGTTCTACACCAGTATCCG TTCACTTTGATGCAAGCCCAGAAGGGTCATCTCAGAGTTCACTCTCTCCTGTAGTCATCAGTGGAAACCATTTCATCAGTACAGGTGTGCTAAGGCGAAGTAAAAGGATTGCAGACAAAAAAATTTGCAG GGTGGAATCAGGAAAAGCAGGCTGCTTCTCTCCTAAAATCAGTCATAAAGAAAAGGTTCGAAGATCTCTTCGTTTGAAATTTAGTCTGGGGAAAAGCAGCAAAGATGTA aaTGGGTGTTCTGGTGTCAATAGATATGAAAATGTTGGTCGACGACTTGCAaatcaacaaaatttaaaaaataggattgAATCTATAAAAACAGGTCTGCTTTTTAGCCCAGATATTGGTGAAAGACTAGCAAAGAAAG GTTCAAAAAAGATCAGTAAATCTCAGGACAACTTATTAACTCCAGAGCGACTAGATACAACTAGTTACCGGATGTCCTGGATGGAACCTAGTAATTCAAGTTTTCAAGAAATACATGCAAATGGAGCTTCTCCAATAGAGGGAAATCTTGAGGTGGAAAGCTCTTCCTTGGAGACTGATACTGTAGTTGAAAAGTCAACTGTTAGTTCGTATGAACTCACACTTTCTCATGTACACCATAAGCATAATAACCACATAACTAGAAGTTCTCTCAGTGGGGATGAAAATAACTTGACCACAGAGACTTTGGTAAAAATTCAAAAAGCATTTTCTGAATCTGGAAGTAATCTTCATGCATTGGTAAATCACAGGCAGTCATCAGTAAAATTACATGAAGCATCTTCTATGGCATATAGCCTGGAGAAAAATCTAATTGAAACTAATGATTTGACGGTGATACAATCAAATGTACACCATACTAGTAAAGATGAAAAtggtttttcagaaaaaaagttctCACTATATCAAACTCAAAAATTAGATAGAGAGGCAACTATAAAATGTTGCTCAACTGAGATGAAGATGGAACGTGAAAACTTGCATTCAAACATACCAAAAGATTATTTAAGCAAACAAGAATTGTCTAGTGATGAACAAATAAAGCAGCAGCAACCCCCAGAGGATAAACTATATACTGAATTAAAGGAGAATGAGAATATGATTGAAGAGGACTTAGTGGAACGTGCAGCTTCTAGGGAGGATGCAGCTGACACCTCCTTCTCAGAGCAGATCACGTGTAATATAACGAACTTGTCAAAAGCTAGCCCTGCGAGAATTGTGAAACAGCAGTCACTGGTGGAAACCTGTGATAAAACGGCATCTGCAAGTTTACAAATGACAGAACATGGAAAGGTTTCAGACCACATACAGTGGTTTAACAAGCTGTCTTTAAACGAACCAAGTAGGACTAAAGTTAAGTCACCTCTTAAGTTTCAGCGTACACCTGTCCGTCAGTCTGTCAGAAGAATAAACTCGTTGTTGGAGTACAGCAGACAACCTGCAAGGCATGAATCAGCAGGTCTCCCTGATACTGCTCCTCTGGTTAAGTCAGTGAGCTGTCATGGTGCTCTTTCCTCTTGTGTAGAAGGTGCATCAAAAGATTCCTCTATTTCAGGTAACAAATCAGGTCCTAAAGAACAGAAGTCTTCATCATGCAAACGGTCAAATGCTGATGCAATTTCAAAATCAAGCATGGACCTAACTTCTAAGTCTTTCTCAAAGATGAAGGAGCACCCAGGCACCATGAATGCCTCTCTTAGGTCTACCAGTATTTGTAAACAGGAAGTGTTACCTGATGGCCGAGTTAAGGTTCCCTTGGATGACCTGACAAATCGTGATATATTGAAACCTGTTGTAAGTAATAATACGGACTTATCTTCTGAGATAAATAACAGGGTCCTTAGGAAACCCTCAGAAAAAGAAAGGGTGTGGTATAAAGGTTCCCCCAAAAATCCTATTGGAAAAGCCCAATTACTACCAACAAGTAAACCTGTAGACTTGTAA
- the ARHGAP11A gene encoding rho GTPase-activating protein 11A isoform X1, producing the protein MGQLMSENEKAARDQEPGTCSAGCQQESRGFSDARPGAGLLHRITPDSTEGKIFGVPFKVLPHSVVPEYGHIPSFLVDACTSLEKHIHTEGLFRKSGSVIRLKALKNKLDHGENCLSSAPPCDIAGLLKQFFRELPEPILPADLHEALFKAQQLGAEEKNKATLLLSCLMADHTIDILRYFFNFLRNVSLRSSENKMDSSNLAVIFAPNLLQISEGHEKISANTEKKLRLQAAVVQTLIDYASDIGHVPEFILEKIPAMMGIDSLCATPSLDGFEEGEYETSGDFKRKRRQSVGDFVSGALNKLKSNRTPSVTPQQKRRAQLSASPVILTPNAKRKLPVDSHGFSSKKRKSIKHNFNFELLPSNLFSSSSTPVSVHFDASPEGSSQSSLSPVVISGNHFISTGVLRRSKRIADKKICRVESGKAGCFSPKISHKEKVRRSLRLKFSLGKSSKDVNGCSGVNRYENVGRRLANQQNLKNRIESIKTGLLFSPDIGERLAKKGSKKISKSQDNLLTPERLDTTSYRMSWMEPSNSSFQEIHANGASPIEGNLEVESSSLETDTVVEKSTVSSYELTLSHVHHKHNNHITRSSLSGDENNLTTETLVKIQKAFSESGSNLHALVNHRQSSVKLHEASSMAYSLEKNLIETNDLTVIQSNVHHTSKDENGFSEKKFSLYQTQKLDREATIKCCSTEMKMERENLHSNIPKDYLSKQELSSDEQIKQQQPPEDKLYTELKENENMIEEDLVERAASREDAADTSFSEQITCNITNLSKASPARIVKQQSLVETCDKTASASLQMTEHGKVSDHIQWFNKLSLNEPSRTKVKSPLKFQRTPVRQSVRRINSLLEYSRQPARHESAGLPDTAPLVKSVSCHGALSSCVEGASKDSSISGNKSGPKEQKSSSCKRSNADAISKSSMDLTSKSFSKMKEHPGTMNASLRSTSICKQEVLPDGRVKVPLDDLTNRDILKPVVSNNTDLSSEINNRVLRKPSEKERVWYKGSPKNPIGKAQLLPTSKPVDL; encoded by the exons ATGGGGCAGCTGATgtctgaaaatgaaaaagcagcccGGGATCAGGAGCCGGGTACATGCAGTGCTGGCTGCCAGCAAGAAAGCCGAGGTTTCAGCGACGCGCGGCCCGGCGCCGGGCTCCTCCACCGCATAACTCCGGATTCCACCGAA GGTAAAATATTTGGAGTGCCTTTTAAGGTATTGCCTCATTCTGTTGTACCAGAATATGGACATATTCCAAG ttttcttgTTGATGCTTGTACATCTTTAGAAAAGCATATTCATACAGAAGGGCTTTTTAGGAAATCAGGATCTGTTATACGTCTAAAAGCACTAAAG AATAAACTGGATCATGGTGAAAATTGCCTGTCTTCTGCACCTCCTTGTGATATTGCAGGACTTCTTAAGCAGTTTTTTAGGGAATTGCCAGAGCCCATTCTCCCAGCTGATTTGCATGAAGCACTTTTTAAAGCTCAACAGTTAGGAGcagaagagaagaataaagctaCATTGTTGCTCTCCTGTCTTATGGCTGACCATACAATTGATATATTAAGATACTTCTTTAACTTTCTCAGGAATGTTTCTCTTAG GTCCAGTGAGAATAAGATGGATAGCAGTAATCTTGCAGTAATATTTGCACCAAACCTTCTTCAGATAAGTGAAGGACATGAAAAGATATCTGCTAACACAGAAAAAAAGCTACGATTACAGGCTGCAGTAGTACAGACTCTTATTGATTATGCATCAGATATTG GGCATGTTCCAGAGTTTATCCTGGAAAAGATACCAGCTATGATGGGTATTGATAGTCTCTGTGCTACTCCATCACTAGATGGCTTTGAAGAAGGTGAATATGAAACTTCTGGTGACTTTAAGAGAAAGCGAAGGCAAAGTGTAGGAG ATTTTGTTAGTGGAGCATTAAATAAACTTAAATCTAACAGAACACCCTCTGTTACACCTCAACAGAAAAGAAGGG ctCAGCTCTCTGCATCACCCGTGATTCTTACACCAAATGCCAAGCGTAAACTCCCTGTAGATTCTCATGGTTTCTCAAGTAAGAAAAGGAAGTCCATCAAGCACAATTTTAACTTTGAGCTGTTGCCAAGCAATCTCTTCAGCAGCAGTTCTACACCAGTATCCG TTCACTTTGATGCAAGCCCAGAAGGGTCATCTCAGAGTTCACTCTCTCCTGTAGTCATCAGTGGAAACCATTTCATCAGTACAGGTGTGCTAAGGCGAAGTAAAAGGATTGCAGACAAAAAAATTTGCAG GGTGGAATCAGGAAAAGCAGGCTGCTTCTCTCCTAAAATCAGTCATAAAGAAAAGGTTCGAAGATCTCTTCGTTTGAAATTTAGTCTGGGGAAAAGCAGCAAAGATGTA aaTGGGTGTTCTGGTGTCAATAGATATGAAAATGTTGGTCGACGACTTGCAaatcaacaaaatttaaaaaataggattgAATCTATAAAAACAGGTCTGCTTTTTAGCCCAGATATTGGTGAAAGACTAGCAAAGAAAG GTTCAAAAAAGATCAGTAAATCTCAGGACAACTTATTAACTCCAGAGCGACTAGATACAACTAGTTACCGGATGTCCTGGATGGAACCTAGTAATTCAAGTTTTCAAGAAATACATGCAAATGGAGCTTCTCCAATAGAGGGAAATCTTGAGGTGGAAAGCTCTTCCTTGGAGACTGATACTGTAGTTGAAAAGTCAACTGTTAGTTCGTATGAACTCACACTTTCTCATGTACACCATAAGCATAATAACCACATAACTAGAAGTTCTCTCAGTGGGGATGAAAATAACTTGACCACAGAGACTTTGGTAAAAATTCAAAAAGCATTTTCTGAATCTGGAAGTAATCTTCATGCATTGGTAAATCACAGGCAGTCATCAGTAAAATTACATGAAGCATCTTCTATGGCATATAGCCTGGAGAAAAATCTAATTGAAACTAATGATTTGACGGTGATACAATCAAATGTACACCATACTAGTAAAGATGAAAAtggtttttcagaaaaaaagttctCACTATATCAAACTCAAAAATTAGATAGAGAGGCAACTATAAAATGTTGCTCAACTGAGATGAAGATGGAACGTGAAAACTTGCATTCAAACATACCAAAAGATTATTTAAGCAAACAAGAATTGTCTAGTGATGAACAAATAAAGCAGCAGCAACCCCCAGAGGATAAACTATATACTGAATTAAAGGAGAATGAGAATATGATTGAAGAGGACTTAGTGGAACGTGCAGCTTCTAGGGAGGATGCAGCTGACACCTCCTTCTCAGAGCAGATCACGTGTAATATAACGAACTTGTCAAAAGCTAGCCCTGCGAGAATTGTGAAACAGCAGTCACTGGTGGAAACCTGTGATAAAACGGCATCTGCAAGTTTACAAATGACAGAACATGGAAAGGTTTCAGACCACATACAGTGGTTTAACAAGCTGTCTTTAAACGAACCAAGTAGGACTAAAGTTAAGTCACCTCTTAAGTTTCAGCGTACACCTGTCCGTCAGTCTGTCAGAAGAATAAACTCGTTGTTGGAGTACAGCAGACAACCTGCAAGGCATGAATCAGCAGGTCTCCCTGATACTGCTCCTCTGGTTAAGTCAGTGAGCTGTCATGGTGCTCTTTCCTCTTGTGTAGAAGGTGCATCAAAAGATTCCTCTATTTCAGGTAACAAATCAGGTCCTAAAGAACAGAAGTCTTCATCATGCAAACGGTCAAATGCTGATGCAATTTCAAAATCAAGCATGGACCTAACTTCTAAGTCTTTCTCAAAGATGAAGGAGCACCCAGGCACCATGAATGCCTCTCTTAGGTCTACCAGTATTTGTAAACAGGAAGTGTTACCTGATGGCCGAGTTAAGGTTCCCTTGGATGACCTGACAAATCGTGATATATTGAAACCTGTTGTAAGTAATAATACGGACTTATCTTCTGAGATAAATAACAGGGTCCTTAGGAAACCCTCAGAAAAAGAAAGGGTGTGGTATAAAGGTTCCCCCAAAAATCCTATTGGAAAAGCCCAATTACTACCAACAAGTAAACCTGTAGACTTGTAA